The Daucus carota subsp. sativus chromosome 9, DH1 v3.0, whole genome shotgun sequence genome window below encodes:
- the LOC135149484 gene encoding uncharacterized protein LOC135149484, with the protein MNDFVKFQSSKYARNVDDLGCEDSSIPRLTWSKIVNNGANAEQFDDGFKDAPRKISLKGTALKLWTNSGLKNVYYNSKGYYTFRFDAVEDMKKVLALNSVQIGGKRLYLAPWTDGANFQKNVIKKVSTWVKLVDVPHSYWTREGLKHIASAVGVPVSLDKQTATLNPMKYAGVLVEITYDCSYPKAVWVPVIDEDTGEVVKVRVGIDYSSVPQSCSYCKAFGHFDSRCEKNPSYVKPPTKEKAPVKKGKEKAEFMGCPVEKDPTVNPTPVQPVTNPTTPNPDVVGTSNKFSVLEEGEIVSLAETEVVGTDSEPVSVNPNEGNTMPHSVPEVPVECPANASVVDAPVNAPDAPVVRSSDVELQDAPVAPLGCSGDAPVEMEVDQGFIEVVCALPASNTPPICPQATVSESSKNKRKKSKGKGQNGPFFTESPQVSPSLASPSKRGKNVDEDGFTHIENKRSLRSRGKVTILNLS; encoded by the exons ATGAATGATTTTGTCAAATTTCAGTCTTCTAAATATGCTAGAAATGTTGATGATTTGGG TTGTGAGGACTCGAGTATTCCTAGACTTACTTGGTCTAAGATTGTTAATAATGGAGCTAATGCTGAGCAGTTTGATGATGGGTTTAAAGATGCTCCTAGGAAGATTTCTTTAAAGGGGACG GCTTTGAAGCTATGGACCAACAGTGGTCTCAAAAATGTTTACTACAACTCAAAAGGATACTACACCTTTCGGTTTGATGCTGTGGAGGATATGAAGAAGGTCTTGGCTCTTAACTCTGTCCAAATTGGGGGTAAACGCCTATACCTTGCACCTTGGACTGATGgagcaaattttcagaaaaatgtgATTAAAAAAGTCTCCACTTGGGTGAAACTTGTTGATGTTCCACACTCTTATTGGACAAGGGAGGGTCTCAAGCACATTGCTAGTGCTGTGGGAGTCCCAGTTAGTCTTGATAAGCAAACTGCCACACTGAATCCTATGAAGTATGCTGGGGTTCTTGTAGAAATCACTTATGATTGTTCCTATCCAAAGGCAGTTTGGGTCCCTGTTATTGATGAGGATACGGGTGAAGTGGTCAAAGTTAGGGTGGGCATCGACTATAGTTCGGTCCCACAGTCTTGTTCCTACTGTAAAGCTTTTGGGCATTTTGACTCAAGATGTGAAAAGAACCCCTCCTATGTGAAGCCCCCCACCAAGGAAAAGGCTCCAGTAAAGAAAGGGAAAGAAAAAGCTGAGTTTATGGGTTGTCCTGTGGAGAAGGATCCTACTGTGAACCCCACCCCTGTTCAACCTGTCACCAACCCAACCACCCCCAACCCTGATGTTGTTGGCACCTCTAACAAGTTTTCTgttcttgaagaaggagaaattgtGTCCTTAGCTGAAACTGAGGTTGTTGGAACTGATTCTGAGCCTGTCTCTGTTAATCCCAATGAAGGGAATACTATGCCCCATAGTGTCCCTGAAGTGCCCGTGGAATGCCCTGCTAATGCGTCTGTGGTTGATGCGCCTGTTAATGCGCCAGATGCGCCCGTAGTGCGCTCTAGTGATGTTGAGCTCCAAGATGCGCCTGTTGCGCCCTTGGGATGCTCTGGTGATGCTCCAGTTGAGATGGAAGTTGATCAGGGGTTCATTGAGGTTGTTTGTGCCTTGCCAGCTTCTAACACACCTCCAATCTGTCCTCAAGCCACTGTTTCTGAATCCTCCAAGAACAAGAGAAAGAAGAGCAAAGGTAAGGGTCAAAATGGACCCTTTTTTACTGAATCTCCCCAAGTGTCTCCATCTTTGGCCTCTCCAAGCAAGAGAGGAAAGAATGTTGATGAAGATGGTTTCACTCATATTGAAAACAAAAGAAGCCTACGGTCACGGGGTAAGGTGACTATCTTAAACCTTTCTTAA